A single Desulfurobacterium sp. TC5-1 DNA region contains:
- the hisA gene encoding 1-(5-phosphoribosyl)-5-[(5-phosphoribosylamino)methylideneamino]imidazole-4-carboxamide isomerase, which produces MFELIPAVDIKGGKCVRLYRGRADAVKEYFENPVDAALLWQDKGATRLHVVDLDGAFDGVPANIRIVEEIVKRLSIPVQFGGGVRTIDAVKTLKDIGVDRIIVGTVAVENPELFLEMVETFPGGMVLGVDAKDGFMTTRGWVEKTDLKAVDFAKRYENISIWGFVYTDISRDGTLEGPNFEEVANFAKSVRKPVIASGGIATEDDVIRLSKIPNVVGAITGKALYEGAIDFESVIKKLKGDL; this is translated from the coding sequence ATGTTTGAACTTATTCCTGCGGTTGACATAAAAGGTGGTAAATGTGTAAGGCTCTACAGGGGAAGGGCCGATGCAGTGAAGGAGTACTTTGAAAATCCTGTTGATGCTGCACTTCTGTGGCAGGATAAAGGGGCAACAAGGCTTCACGTTGTGGATCTTGATGGAGCTTTTGATGGTGTCCCGGCCAATATTAGAATAGTTGAAGAGATTGTTAAAAGACTTTCCATACCTGTTCAGTTTGGCGGAGGTGTCAGGACTATAGATGCTGTAAAGACCTTAAAAGATATAGGCGTTGACAGAATTATCGTTGGAACTGTTGCTGTTGAAAATCCTGAACTTTTCCTTGAGATGGTTGAAACCTTTCCGGGCGGTATGGTTTTAGGTGTTGATGCAAAGGATGGTTTTATGACAACGAGGGGATGGGTGGAGAAAACGGATCTGAAAGCGGTTGATTTTGCTAAAAGGTACGAGAATATCTCTATCTGGGGATTTGTTTACACCGACATCTCAAGGGATGGGACTCTTGAAGGACCAAACTTTGAAGAGGTGGCTAACTTTGCAAAGAGTGTTAGAAAACCAGTCATAGCCTCCGGTGGGATTGCTACGGAAGATGATGTTATCCGTCTTTCCAAAATTCCGAATGTGGTTGGTGCTATTACGGGGAAGGCACTTTATGAGGGTGCGATAGATTTTGAATCGGTTATAAAAAAGCTGAAAGGTGATTTATGA
- the dapB gene encoding 4-hydroxy-tetrahydrodipicolinate reductase — MVKVAVNGANGRMGRLISSLVKAEDGMELVGVLEKPDSPLIGKPFDEKLSFVSSLSEVDKKPDVVIDFTVPPATLGLLKEAEKNNVALVIGTTGFKPEEVKEIERIARNVPVVFSPNMSLGVNILFKIVGEVARVLKDKGYDIEIFEIHHRFKKDAPSGTAMRLAEVIAEAVGRNLEDVAVYGRKGFVGERKPEEIGILAARMGDVVGDHTVFFATPGERIELTHRATSRETFAKGAVVAAKWVFGRPAGLYTMFDVLGI; from the coding sequence ATGGTAAAAGTTGCTGTTAATGGTGCTAATGGTAGAATGGGAAGGCTTATCTCTTCTCTTGTTAAGGCTGAAGATGGTATGGAGCTTGTTGGAGTTCTTGAGAAGCCAGATTCGCCACTTATAGGAAAACCTTTTGACGAAAAGTTAAGTTTTGTTTCATCCCTGTCGGAAGTTGATAAAAAACCTGATGTTGTAATAGACTTCACCGTTCCGCCTGCGACTCTCGGACTTTTGAAAGAAGCTGAAAAGAATAATGTTGCACTTGTCATAGGAACGACGGGATTTAAGCCAGAAGAGGTTAAAGAGATAGAAAGAATTGCCCGGAACGTTCCTGTAGTTTTTTCGCCAAACATGAGTCTTGGTGTGAACATACTCTTTAAAATTGTTGGTGAAGTTGCAAGGGTCTTGAAGGATAAGGGCTACGATATAGAGATATTTGAAATTCACCACAGGTTTAAAAAAGATGCCCCTTCAGGTACTGCTATGAGGCTCGCTGAAGTTATAGCAGAGGCAGTTGGTAGAAACCTTGAAGATGTTGCTGTTTACGGCAGGAAAGGTTTTGTCGGAGAGAGAAAACCCGAAGAGATAGGTATCCTTGCAGCCAGAATGGGAGATGTAGTTGGAGACCATACGGTCTTTTTTGCCACACCCGGCGAGAGGATAGAGCTAACCCACAGAGCCACAAGCAGAGAGACTTTTGCTAAAGGTGCTGTTGTTGCTGCAAAGTGGGTTTTTGGAAGACCGGCAGGTCTTTACACTATGTTTGATGTTCTTGGTATTTAA
- a CDS encoding protoglobin domain-containing protein, translating into MGVQISYADMERLLYQFEFRKKDVDNLKEIGHMLISFKDEFAEAFSNQLLKYDEASKYISEDDLKKIRDELIHWYEQLFSGKYDSEYLTYILRIAKIHADLGIPTNLIVAMMNFVRRFCTKRIVKVLVEQKGEGCTLIEEYTRSLSKLLDLHLSVMLSFYIDHEMRTFIEADPAEKFVIRFTKKFAFVMDVAIILGLMVLGIVVAGLFVMDVAHFFHGDLSHGLISALGDLLILWTVLELLNSEIKFMMGGELAVSAFVSVALAATIREALVLSLEHTKPVSFKLGIGALILILGIVFGIVKWFEYKRGD; encoded by the coding sequence ATGGGTGTTCAGATAAGTTACGCAGATATGGAGCGTCTCCTCTATCAGTTTGAGTTTCGGAAAAAAGATGTCGATAACCTTAAAGAGATCGGTCATATGCTTATCTCTTTTAAGGATGAATTTGCAGAGGCTTTTTCCAATCAGCTTTTAAAGTATGATGAGGCTTCAAAATACATTTCGGAAGATGATTTAAAAAAGATAAGGGATGAACTTATTCACTGGTATGAGCAGCTCTTTTCTGGTAAGTATGATTCAGAGTATCTTACTTACATACTGAGAATTGCCAAGATTCACGCTGACCTTGGAATTCCTACAAATCTTATCGTAGCTATGATGAATTTTGTGAGACGGTTTTGCACCAAGAGAATTGTTAAGGTGCTTGTTGAACAGAAAGGTGAGGGGTGTACTCTTATAGAGGAATACACCCGCTCTCTCTCAAAACTTCTTGACCTCCACCTTTCTGTTATGCTCTCTTTCTATATAGATCATGAAATGAGAACGTTCATTGAGGCAGATCCCGCCGAAAAGTTTGTTATAAGGTTTACGAAAAAGTTTGCCTTTGTTATGGATGTTGCAATTATTTTGGGTTTGATGGTTCTTGGCATTGTGGTGGCAGGTCTCTTTGTTATGGATGTCGCCCATTTCTTCCATGGAGATCTTTCTCACGGTCTGATATCTGCTCTTGGTGATCTGCTTATCTTGTGGACTGTTCTTGAGCTCCTCAACAGTGAGATAAAGTTTATGATGGGTGGAGAGCTTGCAGTTAGTGCGTTCGTTAGCGTGGCGCTTGCTGCAACCATCAGGGAGGCTCTTGTTCTTTCTCTTGAACATACAAAACCTGTTTCTTTTAAGCTCGGTATAGGTGCGTTAATCCTTATTTTGGGCATTGTTTTCGGTATTGTTAAATGGTTTGAGTATAAGAGAGGTGATTGA
- the dapA gene encoding 4-hydroxy-tetrahydrodipicolinate synthase has product MFEGIHVAIPTPFKDGRVDERALREHIEFLIEGGVNGIVPCGTTGESATLSYEEHEEVIAITIDQVRGRAKVIAGTGSNSTKEAIELTAYAKEAGADGALLITPYYNKPSQEGLYRHFKAIAEAVDIPIVLYNVPGRTGVNMLPETVARLSVMENIVAIKEATGSTNVATEIVNLCGDKIEVLSGDDLTFYPLLAVGGKGVISVTANIVPDRMVKMYRAFVKGDIDEARRLHLYLYPLHKTMFIDTNPIPVKTALSMMGRMEKEFRLPLCPTTPEKEEIIRKMLKEKGVL; this is encoded by the coding sequence ATGTTTGAAGGAATACATGTTGCCATACCAACCCCTTTTAAAGATGGAAGGGTTGATGAAAGGGCGTTGAGGGAGCATATAGAGTTTCTTATAGAAGGCGGTGTGAACGGCATCGTTCCCTGTGGAACGACAGGGGAGTCCGCCACTCTTTCCTATGAAGAGCACGAAGAGGTTATAGCTATTACAATTGACCAGGTAAGAGGGAGAGCTAAAGTTATAGCTGGTACAGGTTCCAACTCTACCAAGGAAGCGATAGAACTTACAGCTTACGCAAAAGAAGCAGGTGCTGATGGAGCACTCCTCATTACACCTTACTACAATAAGCCCAGTCAGGAAGGTCTTTACCGTCATTTTAAGGCAATTGCTGAAGCCGTGGATATCCCCATTGTTCTATACAACGTTCCTGGTAGAACCGGTGTTAACATGCTTCCGGAAACGGTTGCAAGGTTGTCAGTTATGGAAAACATTGTTGCAATTAAAGAGGCTACTGGAAGTACGAATGTCGCAACCGAAATTGTTAACCTTTGTGGTGATAAGATAGAGGTTCTATCAGGTGATGATCTTACGTTTTATCCGTTGCTTGCCGTTGGCGGGAAAGGTGTGATTTCTGTTACGGCAAACATTGTTCCAGACAGAATGGTGAAAATGTATAGAGCCTTTGTAAAAGGTGATATTGATGAGGCAAGAAGGCTTCATCTATATCTTTATCCTCTGCATAAGACGATGTTTATTGATACAAATCCTATTCCCGTTAAAACGGCGCTTTCAATGATGGGAAGGATGGAAAAAGAGTTTAGGTTGCCTCTGTGCCCGACAACGCCAGAGAAAGAGGAGATTATAAGGAAAATGCTGAAAGAGAAGGGGGTGCTCTAA
- the thrC gene encoding threonine synthase, translating to MKLWRGVIEEFREFLPVTEKTPVITLREGNTPLIEADNLAAAINPDIKIYLKYEGLNPTGSFKDRGMTMAVSKAMEDGAKAVICASTGNTSAAAAAYAAKAGIKAVVLIPEGKIALGKLSQAVMYGAEVIQIKGNFDEALDIVRDIGKNYPITIVNSINPYRLQGQKTAAFEICEQLGRAPDFHFIPVGNAGNITAYWMGYKEYYEAGKVLSKPKMCGWQAAGAAPIVLGHPVKNPETIATAIRIGNPASWEGAVNAAEESGGLIDMVTDEEILEAYRLVARTEGIFCEPASAASIAGVIKANREKKLFSKGDVIVCTLTGHGLKDPDTAMSMGVKPVTLPADEKEIVKYLGF from the coding sequence ATGAAACTATGGAGAGGAGTAATAGAAGAATTCAGAGAATTTTTACCTGTAACAGAAAAAACGCCGGTTATAACACTAAGAGAAGGAAACACACCGCTTATAGAAGCTGACAACTTAGCTGCCGCAATTAATCCTGACATTAAAATATACCTTAAATATGAAGGTTTGAATCCTACCGGCTCTTTTAAAGACAGAGGAATGACCATGGCCGTCTCAAAAGCGATGGAAGACGGCGCGAAAGCCGTAATATGTGCCTCTACCGGTAACACCTCTGCTGCAGCTGCAGCGTATGCTGCAAAAGCAGGAATAAAAGCGGTAGTTTTAATACCCGAGGGGAAAATAGCCCTCGGAAAACTTTCACAGGCAGTAATGTACGGTGCAGAAGTAATTCAGATAAAAGGAAATTTTGACGAAGCTCTTGATATAGTTAGAGACATAGGAAAAAACTATCCCATAACAATTGTCAATTCAATAAATCCCTACAGATTACAGGGACAAAAAACGGCAGCTTTTGAAATATGCGAACAGCTTGGAAGAGCACCGGATTTTCATTTTATTCCCGTCGGAAACGCAGGCAACATAACAGCTTATTGGATGGGCTACAAGGAGTATTACGAAGCTGGAAAAGTTCTATCCAAACCTAAAATGTGCGGCTGGCAGGCAGCAGGTGCAGCACCAATCGTTCTTGGACATCCTGTTAAAAATCCCGAAACAATAGCAACAGCTATTCGTATAGGAAATCCGGCCAGTTGGGAAGGAGCTGTAAATGCAGCAGAAGAATCTGGCGGTCTCATAGATATGGTAACTGACGAAGAGATTCTTGAAGCGTACAGATTGGTTGCAAGAACGGAAGGAATCTTCTGCGAACCAGCCTCTGCAGCATCAATAGCAGGCGTAATCAAAGCCAACAGAGAGAAAAAACTCTTTTCAAAAGGCGACGTTATTGTCTGCACATTAACTGGACACGGTCTTAAAGATCCCGATACGGCTATGTCAATGGGCGTAAAACCGGTTACATTGCCTGCTGATGAAAAAGAGATAGTTAAATATTTAGGATTTTAA
- the hisZ gene encoding ATP phosphoribosyltransferase regulatory subunit, which yields MRETEIPRGFKTHLPKEALEIGHIFKKMEDVAQQWGYLPVVPPTIEYLATFKKIDEQFEELAFKLVDKQTGKLISVRPDFTPQIARIVAASFKNEEPPFRFYYKGNIFRDTKGNREFPQFGFELIGVNDIEADAEVVSIIVDILRNLGLKSFQIDIGHVEFIDGVLEEIKIENDDKMRFIKLLSHKDLSGIEIFMDENNFEEERRKKVEKLLELYGKAEILDTALDIFSNERAKIAVSTLKEMFEILKTYGFEGNIIFDLSERRGMKYHSGITFEIFHPLSGISLGNGGRYDSLVKSFGRNLPATGAAIRIDRIYQLLKRKETLNLQLPCDIYIIDMRKELKKAYEVAKLLRKKGYKVARDIVKRPVEASIDVAFNKGFKYAIVLNPQDESNRVIITGRKFRKVVKEGKTIEETVEKIIESLEEH from the coding sequence ATGAGAGAAACTGAGATTCCAAGAGGATTTAAAACACATCTGCCTAAAGAAGCCCTTGAAATAGGCCACATTTTTAAGAAAATGGAAGACGTTGCACAGCAGTGGGGCTACCTTCCCGTTGTTCCACCCACAATAGAGTACCTTGCAACATTTAAAAAGATAGATGAGCAGTTTGAAGAACTTGCCTTCAAACTTGTTGATAAACAGACCGGAAAGCTGATATCTGTCCGCCCGGACTTTACACCACAAATTGCAAGAATCGTAGCAGCATCCTTCAAAAACGAAGAACCACCTTTCAGGTTCTACTATAAAGGAAACATCTTTAGAGATACTAAGGGAAACAGAGAATTTCCTCAATTCGGTTTTGAACTTATCGGTGTAAATGACATAGAAGCTGATGCCGAAGTTGTAAGCATTATCGTTGACATACTCAGAAATCTGGGCCTCAAATCATTTCAGATTGACATAGGACACGTTGAATTTATAGATGGAGTTCTGGAAGAGATTAAAATTGAAAACGATGACAAGATGAGATTCATCAAACTCCTTTCCCATAAAGACCTTTCAGGTATAGAAATATTCATGGATGAAAACAACTTTGAAGAAGAAAGAAGAAAAAAGGTGGAAAAACTTCTGGAACTCTACGGAAAAGCTGAGATACTCGACACAGCTCTTGATATCTTCAGCAATGAAAGGGCAAAAATAGCCGTATCAACATTAAAAGAGATGTTCGAAATACTAAAAACCTACGGGTTCGAAGGCAACATAATCTTTGACCTTTCAGAAAGAAGGGGTATGAAGTACCACAGTGGCATAACATTCGAAATATTTCACCCCCTTTCAGGTATATCTCTTGGAAACGGCGGAAGATACGACAGTCTCGTTAAAAGTTTTGGGAGAAATCTTCCAGCAACAGGAGCGGCAATCAGAATAGATCGCATATATCAACTCTTAAAAAGGAAAGAAACGCTTAACCTCCAACTTCCCTGTGATATTTATATAATAGACATGAGGAAAGAACTGAAAAAGGCCTATGAAGTTGCAAAACTGCTCAGGAAAAAGGGATATAAGGTTGCAAGGGACATCGTTAAAAGACCTGTGGAAGCCTCAATAGATGTGGCCTTCAACAAAGGATTCAAATATGCTATAGTCCTCAATCCGCAGGATGAAAGCAACAGGGTAATCATAACGGGACGGAAGTTTAGAAAGGTAGTTAAGGAAGGCAAAACGATTGAAGAAACTGTAGAGAAGATAATAGAAAGCCTGGAGGAACATTAA
- a CDS encoding adenylosuccinate synthase produces MATLGIVGTQWGDEGKGKIVDILSDRADIIARFQGGNNAGHTVVINGNKYVLHLLPSGILHDNKVCVLGNGMVIDLEALINEIEFIKRVGKSVEGRILLSERAHIILPYHKQLDAASEAKKGDGSIGTTLKGIGPAYRDKAGRMGIRVADLKNPETFKKRLVENIKEKSIILKYVYGYEPDLNADEIYTSTMRAFEKLEPFVADTISFLNRAIDEGKNVLFEGAQATLLDIDAGTYPFVTSSNSSALGIASGTGISPKKIQKVAGIAKAYTTRVGSGPFPTELGCQLGELLRARGHEYGSTTGRPRRCGWLDLVAVKYSTTVNDLDSLVITKLDVLDAFEEIKVCTGYRLNGKTVDSFPSTVEELESVKPVYETLPGWHTETTHVKEFNKLPENAKEFIKFIEEFIGIPVSLVSTGPQRSEIICRTPLW; encoded by the coding sequence ATGGCAACTCTTGGAATAGTAGGAACCCAGTGGGGCGACGAAGGAAAGGGCAAGATTGTAGATATCCTTTCAGACAGGGCAGATATCATAGCAAGATTTCAGGGCGGTAATAACGCCGGACACACCGTCGTAATAAACGGCAACAAGTACGTCCTTCACCTTTTACCCTCCGGAATTCTCCACGATAACAAAGTATGTGTCTTAGGGAACGGAATGGTAATAGATCTTGAAGCTCTCATAAACGAAATAGAGTTCATAAAAAGAGTAGGTAAATCTGTAGAAGGAAGAATTCTCCTGTCTGAAAGAGCACACATAATACTTCCATATCATAAACAACTTGATGCTGCCTCGGAAGCTAAAAAAGGCGACGGCTCAATAGGAACAACACTAAAAGGTATTGGGCCTGCATACAGGGACAAGGCCGGAAGAATGGGTATAAGGGTTGCAGACCTTAAGAACCCGGAAACCTTTAAGAAAAGGCTTGTAGAAAATATTAAAGAAAAGAGCATAATCCTCAAGTATGTTTACGGCTACGAACCCGACTTAAACGCTGATGAAATATACACATCAACCATGCGTGCCTTTGAAAAGCTTGAACCTTTTGTGGCCGACACAATATCCTTTTTAAATAGAGCCATTGATGAAGGAAAAAACGTTCTTTTTGAAGGTGCACAAGCAACACTACTTGATATAGATGCAGGAACATACCCGTTTGTTACATCTTCAAACTCTTCGGCTTTAGGTATAGCTTCCGGAACAGGCATAAGCCCCAAGAAGATTCAGAAGGTAGCGGGAATTGCAAAAGCTTACACGACAAGAGTGGGAAGCGGACCCTTCCCGACAGAACTTGGCTGCCAGTTAGGAGAGCTTTTAAGGGCAAGGGGACACGAATACGGCTCAACAACGGGAAGGCCAAGAAGGTGCGGCTGGTTAGACCTTGTTGCTGTGAAATACTCTACAACAGTCAATGATCTTGATTCCCTTGTAATCACAAAACTTGACGTTCTTGATGCATTTGAAGAGATAAAAGTATGTACCGGATACAGGCTAAATGGAAAAACCGTTGATAGTTTCCCATCAACAGTAGAAGAACTTGAATCTGTAAAACCAGTATATGAAACACTACCGGGTTGGCATACAGAGACTACACATGTAAAAGAGTTTAATAAACTTCCGGAAAACGCAAAAGAATTCATTAAATTTATAGAAGAATTCATAGGAATCCCCGTATCACTTGTATCCACAGGACCTCAGAGAAGTGAAATTATATGTAGAACACCGCTGTGGTAG
- a CDS encoding helix-turn-helix domain-containing protein → MEKFDPSKLRKLRKKKNLTQEELAEILGVHPVSYARWESGLREPKAEYVIRLAKILGTSPEYFFKEEQNIEYKINNRKIEKIEFPHYPEGNIPYQALWIEIKEDLCNVVKAGDILLVAKVPLKSLKNGEKVLISKEGKKEIRRYFMKEGTVFLIPMSDSEEIIILDKEKASEMEKHLYLILGKYQPLR, encoded by the coding sequence ATGGAAAAGTTTGATCCTTCAAAACTGAGAAAACTAAGGAAGAAAAAAAATCTAACTCAAGAAGAGCTGGCAGAAATACTGGGAGTACATCCGGTAAGTTATGCAAGGTGGGAATCAGGATTGAGGGAGCCAAAAGCCGAATATGTTATAAGACTGGCCAAAATTCTTGGCACTTCCCCAGAATATTTTTTTAAGGAAGAACAAAACATAGAATATAAAATCAATAACAGAAAAATTGAGAAAATTGAATTTCCACACTACCCAGAAGGGAATATTCCATATCAGGCTTTATGGATAGAAATTAAAGAGGACTTATGCAACGTAGTGAAAGCCGGTGACATACTATTAGTGGCCAAAGTGCCCCTGAAGTCTCTTAAAAATGGTGAAAAAGTTCTGATATCAAAAGAAGGAAAAAAAGAAATAAGAAGATATTTCATGAAAGAAGGTACAGTTTTCCTAATCCCGATGAGCGATTCAGAAGAAATTATAATCCTTGATAAAGAAAAGGCCTCTGAAATGGAAAAACATCTATACTTAATACTTGGAAAGTATCAGCCTTTAAGGTAA
- a CDS encoding HD-GYP domain-containing protein has product MMALGQTIDISKFLLAISSMNGLSDPAINNHNYRVAFISYLIGKEISFSNEFLYNLLVAGLLHDIGLLLVHIREDVALLKNPSAKETRKVHLHAEVGYELLRKFPYFSKIAKIVKYHHYSYQEAIENKDIPFSAAIVNLADRIDIFIINNADTEQPYSNISRVLPKLEKFLKRQEGKIFSPKLVDIFLQKVSHQEAFWYEILNENCLKESLERLLKSFDNKLPSEAFYDLSQMLAYLIDFKSPFTATHSSGVAQTAASLASFFKFTSPDLKKIKIAGLLHDIGKVAIPLSILEKQGKLTEEEFNIMKSHVFYSYKIISRLNVDNDIIEWASYHHETLDGEGYPFRLTAKELSLGSRIMAVADIFTALREDRPYKKGLPPERAISIIDELSKKKKLDKRVVNVLRKNLSNISMQVEESQKRAKELYHELRGIVSMYKE; this is encoded by the coding sequence ATGATGGCGCTCGGGCAAACCATTGATATATCAAAATTTCTGCTTGCCATATCCTCAATGAACGGCCTCTCTGACCCGGCGATAAATAACCACAACTACAGAGTTGCTTTTATATCTTATCTAATAGGTAAAGAAATCAGTTTTTCCAATGAGTTCTTGTACAACCTGTTAGTTGCAGGATTACTACACGACATAGGTCTTCTGCTCGTCCACATAAGAGAAGATGTTGCTCTTCTCAAAAATCCTTCTGCTAAAGAAACAAGAAAAGTTCATCTTCATGCGGAAGTAGGGTACGAGCTCCTGAGAAAATTTCCCTATTTTTCAAAAATAGCTAAAATTGTCAAGTACCATCACTATTCATATCAGGAAGCTATTGAGAATAAAGACATACCTTTTAGTGCTGCAATAGTCAATCTGGCCGACAGAATAGATATTTTCATAATAAACAACGCAGATACGGAACAGCCATACTCAAACATTTCAAGAGTTTTACCAAAATTGGAAAAATTCTTGAAAAGGCAAGAAGGGAAAATATTCAGTCCAAAGCTGGTAGATATATTCCTCCAGAAAGTATCCCATCAGGAAGCGTTTTGGTACGAAATATTAAATGAAAACTGCCTCAAAGAAAGTCTCGAACGCCTCTTAAAAAGTTTTGATAATAAATTACCTTCTGAAGCGTTTTACGACCTCTCACAGATGTTAGCATACCTGATAGACTTTAAAAGTCCTTTTACAGCAACCCACTCTTCCGGCGTAGCTCAAACAGCTGCTTCACTTGCAAGTTTTTTCAAATTTACATCTCCCGACCTGAAAAAAATAAAAATAGCAGGACTGCTTCACGATATAGGAAAAGTGGCCATACCCCTTTCCATTCTGGAAAAACAGGGCAAGCTAACAGAGGAAGAGTTTAACATAATGAAATCTCACGTATTTTACAGTTATAAAATAATATCCAGACTTAACGTGGACAACGATATAATAGAGTGGGCTTCTTACCACCACGAAACTCTGGACGGAGAAGGATACCCTTTCAGGTTAACGGCAAAAGAACTTTCTCTCGGTTCAAGAATAATGGCTGTTGCAGATATCTTCACAGCTCTGCGAGAAGACAGGCCTTACAAGAAAGGATTACCTCCAGAAAGGGCAATATCAATAATAGATGAGCTTTCTAAAAAGAAAAAGCTGGACAAGAGAGTTGTAAACGTCTTAAGAAAAAATCTCAGCAACATAAGTATGCAGGTTGAAGAGTCTCAAAAACGTGCAAAAGAGCTTTATCACGAATTAAGAGGAATCGTCTCCATGTACAAAGAATAA
- a CDS encoding glutamate synthase-related protein has translation MLFKKPQVAFYPFMVLRDPDRCVKCKSCVDQCTFDATYYDEDYDRIMNRNENCVNCKRCEAFCPTDAIKVVPNPSTFHPDANWTPEAIRDIHVQMLTGAVILTSTGNDKPYRNYFDHLLLDACQVTNPSIDPLREPMELKTFLGRKPDRLEFEEDEVSIKTTIGKQLELEIPVLFSAMSYGSINLNLQKAMAIAAEENGTYWNTGEGGLHKSLRKYKDCTIVQVASGRFGVDIDYLETSAAIEIKIGQGAKPGIGGHLPGEKVNEGIAETRMIPVGADAISPAPHHDIYSIEDLRQLIYALKEATNYEKPVSVKIAAVHNVAAIATGIAHAGADIIAIDGFRGGTGATPKSLRDYVGIPIELAIAAVDERLRKEGLRNNVSLIAAGGFRNPIDVLKAIALGADAVYIGTVALLAAGCTQCQQCHTGRCAWGITTNDPKLAKRLNPDIVAENLSNLLRAWKHDIKEMLGAMGINAIESIKGNRLRLRSVGLTEQENKILGVLPAGM, from the coding sequence ATGCTTTTTAAAAAACCACAGGTGGCATTCTATCCCTTCATGGTTTTAAGGGATCCTGACAGATGTGTCAAATGTAAGTCCTGCGTTGACCAGTGCACATTTGACGCAACTTACTATGATGAAGATTACGACAGGATTATGAACCGTAACGAAAACTGTGTTAACTGCAAAAGATGTGAAGCATTCTGCCCAACAGATGCCATAAAGGTCGTCCCAAACCCTTCAACATTCCATCCAGATGCTAACTGGACACCTGAAGCAATTAGAGACATTCACGTCCAGATGCTCACAGGCGCCGTTATTCTCACATCCACAGGAAACGACAAACCTTACAGAAACTATTTTGACCACCTTCTCCTCGATGCATGTCAGGTAACAAACCCATCAATTGACCCGTTAAGAGAACCGATGGAACTAAAGACCTTCTTAGGAAGGAAACCTGACAGGTTAGAATTTGAAGAAGATGAAGTATCCATAAAAACAACTATTGGAAAACAACTTGAACTTGAAATACCCGTTCTATTCTCTGCAATGTCCTACGGTTCTATCAACCTCAACCTTCAAAAAGCAATGGCAATAGCAGCAGAGGAAAACGGAACATATTGGAACACAGGTGAAGGTGGACTTCACAAAAGCCTTAGAAAGTATAAAGATTGCACAATCGTTCAGGTAGCGTCAGGAAGATTTGGAGTTGACATAGATTATCTTGAAACTTCAGCGGCAATAGAGATTAAAATTGGACAGGGTGCAAAGCCGGGAATCGGCGGACACCTGCCAGGTGAAAAGGTAAACGAAGGAATTGCAGAAACAAGGATGATTCCAGTTGGTGCGGATGCTATCTCTCCGGCACCTCATCATGACATATACTCTATTGAAGACTTAAGACAGTTAATTTACGCACTCAAAGAGGCGACAAACTACGAAAAACCCGTATCTGTAAAAATCGCAGCCGTTCACAACGTTGCTGCAATTGCAACCGGTATTGCCCACGCAGGTGCCGATATTATAGCGATAGATGGCTTCCGGGGCGGAACAGGTGCAACACCAAAATCCCTGAGAGACTACGTTGGTATCCCAATAGAACTTGCAATTGCAGCAGTTGATGAGAGATTGAGAAAAGAGGGATTAAGAAACAACGTATCACTAATAGCAGCCGGTGGATTCAGAAATCCTATCGACGTACTTAAAGCGATAGCCCTCGGTGCAGACGCTGTCTACATAGGTACTGTGGCTCTTCTTGCAGCCGGATGTACACAGTGCCAGCAGTGTCACACCGGTAGATGTGCATGGGGTATTACAACAAACGACCCGAAGCTTGCAAAGAGGCTCAACCCGGATATAGTTGCTGAAAACCTGTCAAACCTTTTAAGAGCGTGGAAACATGACATCAAAGAGATGTTGGGTGCCATGGGAATTAACGCAATTGAAAGTATAAAAGGCAACCGACTTCGCCTTAGAAGCGTCGGCCTGACAGAGCAGGAAAATAAAATCCTGGGCGTTCTGCCCGCTGGAATGTAA